The Arthrobacter burdickii genomic interval CGTGACCGTGCGGCGGGACCTTCCGTTCCGGGCCGGGAGGCGCTACGCCCCGCGCTTGAGGAGGGCGTGGCGGGGGCTGTCCGGGTTCATGAGGGAGTGCTTCCGGCCGTAGAAGAAGTAGACGGCCAGGCCGATCAGGAGCCACACGAGGAAGCGCAGCCAGGTCTCCCAGTGGAGCTGGAGCATCAGGAAGAGCGAGGCCAGGACGCCGAAGGCGGGCACGATCGGCATGAGGGGCAGCTTGAAGGTACGCGGTACCTCGGGCCGGGTGCGGCGCAACACGATCACCGCGACGCACACGACGACGAACGCGGCCAGGATCCCGATGTTCGTCAGGTCGGCGACCGCGCGGATGGGGAAGACGCCGGCGAGCAACGCCGCCGCGATCCCGGCGATCCAGGTGACGCGCTGCGGCGTACCGTTGCGGTCCGTCGTCGAGAACCAGGCCGGAAGGAGCCCGTCGCGGCTCATCGAGAACCAGACGCGCGTCACACCGAGGAGGAAGGTCAGCATGACGGTGAGGATGGAGATCACGGCGAAGGCCGAGATGATCGTCGCGACGACCGGAAGGCCCACGGACTGGAACGCGGAGGCGAAGCCGGCCGTGGGGCTGATGTCCTCGTAGTTCTGCATGCCGGTGAGGACGAGGGTCGCGAGGACGTAGAGCACCATGGCGATCAGCAGGGACAGGAGGATCGCTTTCGGCATGTGCTTCTTGCCGTCGGTCGCCTCCTCGGCCGCGGTGCTCATGGCGTCGTAGCCGAAGACCGCGAAGAAGACGGTGGCCGCACCCGTGAAGACGGCGCCGAAACCGGAGGGCAGGAACGGCGAGTAGTTCTCGGCGTTGACGTAGAAGAAGCCGAGGCCGACGATGCCGAGGATGAGCAGGATCTTGAGCCCGACCGCGACGAGCTCGAACTTGCCGAAGGTCTTGGTGCCGCGGCTCAGGATGAACGTGATGAGCAGGCACACGACGATCGCGGGGACGTTGACCACACCGCCCTCGATGGTGTCCGGGGTTCCCTGCATCCAGGTGGGCACGGTGACGCCGATGCCGGACATGAACTCCGTGAAGTATCCCGAGATGCCGATGGCGACGACGGCCACGATCGCGATGTATTCGAGCAGCAGGTCCCACCCGATGAACCAGCCGATGATCTCACCGAGCGCCACGTAGCCGTAGGTGTACGCGGAGCCCGCACGGGGGATCATGCCCGCGAACTCCGCGTAGGACAGGGCGGCCGCGGCGCTGGCGAGCCCCGCGACCAGGAACGAGATCAGGACGGCCGGGCCGACCGGCGTACCGTCTTCCCCACCGTTCGCGACGAGCCCCGCGAGCGTGAAGATACCGACACCGATGATGCCGCCGACACCGATCGCCGTCAGTTGCCACAGGCCGAGGCTCTTGAAGAGGCCGGTGCGGCCCGACTCGTCCTCGACATTGTCAATGGGTTTGCGCCGCAGGAGCGATTGCGAGCCCTGCACACCTGAGCTGTCAGACATCGGGATCCATTCATAGGAGGGAGAGTGCGTTCCGCACCTGCCAAGTATGGAGGGGGCTGTCCATCAGCGGAAGTCGGCATTATCGAAGGGAAACCGTCGGTTCTGCTTAACCATCTCCGGACGTCTGGCGGCGGAGCCCGGCCAGGACGAGTCCGAGGTACCGCTCGAACTCCCCGTCCGCCTCCCCGACCGGCTCCCTGACCGGCTCACCGGCCCGCGGCGCCGGACGGTCGGGGGCGAGGGAGCCGAGCATGCGGATGAGGACGAGCAGGTCCCTCCCCGTGAGGTCCGGCCTCGCCGCGCCCTCGGTCCTGAGCCGGAGGGCCAGCTCCTCGGCAGCCGGGGCGATGCGCCGGCGGAGCACCGCGAGCCCGGCCGACACGAAGCCGGCGTCGTGCAGCAGCTCCCGCAGGCCGCGGTCCTCCAGCTGCATCCGGGCGGCGGAGCCGACGAAGAACCGCACCGCCACCCACGGATCGGGAGCCGCGAGCGCCTCCCTCGCCACCGCATCGACGTCGTCCACGCGCTGTTCGAGGATCGCCTCGATGAGTGCGCGGCGGTCCGGGAACCGGCGGTAGACGGTGCCCACCCCCACCCCTGCCTCCCGTGCGATGTCCTCGAAGCTGCTCTCCGCCCCGTGCGCGGCGAACATGCGCCGCGCCGCAGTGAGGACCACCGCACGATTGCGTTGGGCGTCCCGCCGTAGCGGGCGTGCGGCCCGTGCCGGCGGCGGTTCAGGCGGGAGCGCCACGGAGGGCCGACCTGCGCAGGCGGAACGTCAGGAAGAGTCGGTGGGCGGTGATGACGACGGCGATCCATGCGACGCCGAGCGTCCAAGCCACCAGCACGTCCGTGAGCCAGTGGTGGCCGAGGTAGACGCGGCTGAGCCCCATGGTCGTGGCGAACAGGACGGCGAGCACGATGGTGAGGGCCCGGGTGCGCTTGCGGTGCTGCCGCAGCACGAGGAGGTAGGCCACGATGCCCGCGATGACGACGGCGTTCAGCGAGTGTCCGCTGGGGAACGACGGCGAGGATTCATAGGGCGGGACGGCGAGTTCGATCGGAGGCCGCAGGCGCCCGATCGCGTCCTTGCCCGCGATGGTCATCAGCAGGGAGCCGAAGGCCGCCGCGGGCAGGAGGATCACGGGAGTCCAGGACCTGCGGCGGACCGCGAGCAGCACCATGATCGACACCGCCAGGATGGGCATCCCGATCGGCCCGCCGATGTTCGTGTATCCCGTGATGAAGGCGTTGAGCCAGTCCTGGCGCAGGGACACGGCGAGGTCGAGGGCCGGGTGGTCGAGGGCGGCGACCCCGTCGGCGTCCACGACGGACTCGTACACTTCGGCGGAGGCCGCCGTCAGCGCCGCGGCGACTCCTCCGCCGATGGTGATGATGAGCAGCAGGGCCGTATGGGGTCCGACCCACCGGGCGAGGGGGCGGACGCACCGGACGAGCAGGCGGCCGATCGGCGACGACCACCGCGTGAGGTCGCGTGGTCCTACGTACTGGTCCTGGTGGGCTGGCATCTCACGACTCTATGCCGTGGCTTCCGGTGGCATGTCGGGGCCGGCCCTCCCGGGCACGGCTTGACGATTCGGAACCGGTGGATC includes:
- a CDS encoding amino acid permease, with translation MSDSSGVQGSQSLLRRKPIDNVEDESGRTGLFKSLGLWQLTAIGVGGIIGVGIFTLAGLVANGGEDGTPVGPAVLISFLVAGLASAAAALSYAEFAGMIPRAGSAYTYGYVALGEIIGWFIGWDLLLEYIAIVAVVAIGISGYFTEFMSGIGVTVPTWMQGTPDTIEGGVVNVPAIVVCLLITFILSRGTKTFGKFELVAVGLKILLILGIVGLGFFYVNAENYSPFLPSGFGAVFTGAATVFFAVFGYDAMSTAAEEATDGKKHMPKAILLSLLIAMVLYVLATLVLTGMQNYEDISPTAGFASAFQSVGLPVVATIISAFAVISILTVMLTFLLGVTRVWFSMSRDGLLPAWFSTTDRNGTPQRVTWIAGIAAALLAGVFPIRAVADLTNIGILAAFVVVCVAVIVLRRTRPEVPRTFKLPLMPIVPAFGVLASLFLMLQLHWETWLRFLVWLLIGLAVYFFYGRKHSLMNPDSPRHALLKRGA
- a CDS encoding TetR/AcrR family transcriptional regulator, whose amino-acid sequence is MVLTAARRMFAAHGAESSFEDIAREAGVGVGTVYRRFPDRRALIEAILEQRVDDVDAVAREALAAPDPWVAVRFFVGSAARMQLEDRGLRELLHDAGFVSAGLAVLRRRIAPAAEELALRLRTEGAARPDLTGRDLLVLIRMLGSLAPDRPAPRAGEPVREPVGEADGEFERYLGLVLAGLRRQTSGDG
- a CDS encoding phosphatase PAP2 family protein, whose amino-acid sequence is MPAHQDQYVGPRDLTRWSSPIGRLLVRCVRPLARWVGPHTALLLIITIGGGVAAALTAASAEVYESVVDADGVAALDHPALDLAVSLRQDWLNAFITGYTNIGGPIGMPILAVSIMVLLAVRRRSWTPVILLPAAAFGSLLMTIAGKDAIGRLRPPIELAVPPYESSPSFPSGHSLNAVVIAGIVAYLLVLRQHRKRTRALTIVLAVLFATTMGLSRVYLGHHWLTDVLVAWTLGVAWIAVVITAHRLFLTFRLRRSALRGAPA